ATATTTTCAAGAACGGTCACCTAATGAAAAAATGGATACAGACTATAAAGTAAGTCCAAACGGGGAGATATCCTCCCCCTTTTTTGATAAAATTTAAACCTCTAAATAAATCACAGCAGGAAGGTAGTATGTGCGGAGTATTTGGCGTATTCAATAACACAGCTGCATCACATATGACATTTTTAGGACTTCACGCTTTGCAGCACAGAGGTCAAGAATCTGCAGGAATAGCTGTTTCAGATGGCTACGACATAAACCTTAAACTTGGAGAAGGTCTTGTAACGAGAATTTTTAAGCAGGAAGATCTGAACGAGCTTAAGGGAGATATAGCCATAGGACATGTAAGATATTCCACCTCAGGAGGCTCAGATCCCAAAAATATACAGCCGTTTTTCGCCCACTTTTACGGTGGGTCTTTTGCCATTGCCCATAACGGTAATCTTGTTAATGCAGATCAGATTAGAAATGATCTTGAAAAAAACGGAGCTATTTTCAGATCAACATCTGATACAGAGGTTTTTGTTCACCTTATAGCAAAAGCAAAAGAGCCTCCACCATCTCACATAATGCTACACAAAAATGATGCAGATTTTCTTCCCCTCGTTTTTTCTGCAATGTCAAAGGTTAAAGGGGCTTATTCCCTTCTTATTTTGAGGGAAAAACAGCTTATAGCTGTAAGAGATCCATACGGCTTTAGACCTCTTGTTCTCGGGAAAAACAGAACAGGTTCATACTTTGTCGCATCTGAGACGTGTGCCCTTGATATTATAGATGCAGAATACCTGAGAGACATAAAACCTGGCGAAGTGTTAGTTATTGATGATGCAGGTATGAGATCATATTTCCCCCTTGATCATGCAGATAAACCTAAAAAATGTATCTTTGAGTTTGTGTATTTTGCCAGACCTGACAGCCTGATATTTAGAGACTGGGTTTATGAGATAAGAAAAGAGATGGGAAGAACCCTCGCAAAAGAATACACCGCAGATGCCGATTATGTTGTTCCTGTTTT
This portion of the Persephonella sp. genome encodes:
- the purF gene encoding amidophosphoribosyltransferase, whose translation is MCGVFGVFNNTAASHMTFLGLHALQHRGQESAGIAVSDGYDINLKLGEGLVTRIFKQEDLNELKGDIAIGHVRYSTSGGSDPKNIQPFFAHFYGGSFAIAHNGNLVNADQIRNDLEKNGAIFRSTSDTEVFVHLIAKAKEPPPSHIMLHKNDADFLPLVFSAMSKVKGAYSLLILREKQLIAVRDPYGFRPLVLGKNRTGSYFVASETCALDIIDAEYLRDIKPGEVLVIDDAGMRSYFPLDHADKPKKCIFEFVYFARPDSLIFRDWVYEIRKEMGRTLAKEYTADADYVVPVLDSGLIAAMGYSEQSGIPLEIGLIRNHYVGRSFIQPKQEIRDLSVRLKLNPVRQVIQGKRLIVIDDSLVRGTTSKKIVSMLRRAGAKEIHLLLSSPPVISPCYYGIDTPTKEELIAANKSIEEIREYIGADSLYYLSLEGMISSANKHKQKGFCTACFDGNYPVL